Part of the Candidatus Atribacteria bacterium ADurb.Bin276 genome, TCATATATTTTAATGAAGAATTCCCTCTGAAATGAAACCGCGAAAGTGAATAAGAAGCGAATGAAGCTAAAATAACGGTTATGACCGCAGTAAATAATGATACAACCATGGTATTCTTGAGGAAATTTACAAATCCAACACCCCCGTAAGGTTTTTCACGAATAAGATTTAAAAAAGCATCAAAGGTTGGTTGTCGGGGGATCCAAACTGGAGGGTAAGTAAATATTTCAGCTCGAGGTTTAAAGGAGGACGATATCATCCAAAAAAATGGGATAAGGACAAAAGAACACAAAAGAATTAGAAGAATATAAACAATTGTTTTTCTCACAATTTTATGTTTTTTGAAGGTCATCTTTCACTATCCATTCTATCCAATAGTCTAAGATAAAAAATTGTAAAAATCATTGTTACGATAAGCACTAAGACACCAGCAGCAGATGCTTCGCCCATGCGCAAGGCTTCAAAGGCTTTTTGATATATAAAAATAGTTATATGCTCGGTAGCGTGTGCCGGACCACCTTTATTAAGAACATACACAATATCAAAATCTTTAATCGTCCAGACCATTAATAATATAAAAATGGTTAGGGTAACTGGTCTAAGCGTTGGTAAAGTCACATACCAAAACTGTTTAAAATATCCTGCTCCATCAATTTCAGCGGCTTCATAATGCTCTTTTTGAATTCCTTGCAACCCAGCTAAAAACATTATCGCAACCCAAGGCCACCCTTTCCAAATATTAACAAACATGGCAACTGGTAAGGCTAAATCCTTATCCGAAAGCCACTTCACTGGTTCTTTAATAATACCAACAGCTGCTAACATATAATTGAAAATGCCGTATTGGTAATCAAACATTTGTACGAATAAAAGGCAAACCACCACTACCGGCATTGCCCAAGGGATAACGACAATCGATCGAGCAATTCCCACTCCTTTTACTTTTTCGTTTAAAAGAAGAGCGGCAATTAACCCAATCACGAATCGCAACAGCACAGTGATTACCACATATTTTATGGTGATGATAATGGAATTAACAAAGTATTTATTATCAAAGAAATTTAAATAATGCTTAAGGCCTACAAAGGGATTCATACCTGGGCGGGCTAAATAATTCTCAAAAAAACTCATTCCCACAGTTTTAACTATTGGATAAAGAACAACAATCGCCATCATCAAAACCATTGGTAATACTAAAATGTAAGGTAGTGATCTTTTTCCTATTTTTGGATTTAATATTTTGGCTTTTTTCGTGCTCATAGGTCATCCAAGATATTTTATTTTTCTTCGATTCATAAAAACTCAAGAAGGAAGGAAAAACAAATCCTTCCTTCTTGAGTTTTTTAAAAAATTAGATTATCTAAAAAAGAGATTTAATCTCTTCAGCTGCTTCATCTAACACGTCGGCAACATCTTCTTGATTAACAAAAGCAGCCTGAGCAGCATTAATCATTATACGGTTAATTTCTCCAAGCTCAGGAATTTCCGGGTCAAGAGTAGGTGGTTCATAATATCTTTCCTCAGCCAAGCTGGCTAATTTCGCATTTAATGGCCAAGTAGCGTAGTAATCAGAACCAGTTGAATATTCAGTATTAGACGGAATCATACCACATTCCGATACAAGTGCTTGAGCTTCTGGGGTCGCCATCCAAAGGAGAAATTTGATGGCTTCATCTGGATTTTTGCTGTTACTCGAAACTAAATGAGTAATACCATAGTTCTGTTTGTGGAAGGGATACTGCTTGCCATTGTAAACAACATCCGGCGATGCAATGATATCTAAATCATCCAGGAGTGCTTCATCATATTCCTTAGTCATACCAACAAACCAAGGTCCATCAATATTCATCGCTACCACACCATTCCAAAATAAATCACGTTCACCGGCTTTGTCGTATGGAGTAGGGGCAACCACTTTATGGGTAAATATCATATCTTGCCACCATTTGAAGGCATAATTCCATGCTTCATTACCAACAATAATATTATCTGGTTCAAAAGGCGGTTTATTGAGTTGAGTATAAGTGGCACCGATTGGATAGCAGATAAAAGTTTTCATTTCGTCGTATGCAAAAGCATGAGTTGAAATAACTGCACCGAAACCATACTGCATGGTTCCATCAGCTTTATTTTTGGTTAGTGTTTTTGCGACCTCGAGAAAATCTTCATTGGTAATGATGGTATCCGCATCGATTCCAGCTTCTTCGAATAATGACTTGCGGTAATATACTCCGCGCATTCCCGTTGCATAGTTAGCGATACCAATATAATGACCATTAAAAACCAATTCTTTTTGACCAATCAGCTTATCTTCTAATTCCGTTCCCTTGATGTATTGATCTAAGTTAATAAAAGCTCCAGTTTCCCCCTCGCGTAATGATGCATAGGTGGCATATCGTGCCGCAGCGTCCTGTAATTGGACAATATCTGCTTCAGTCCCGGAAACGATTTCGACAGCAAGCTTATCCCAATATTCATCGTAGGCTGGGCCATAGTACACAATTTCTACATTTGGATTTTGTAATTCATACGCTTCTTTCAATAAATCAAAAGCTTTTTTGTGGGGGGCTTCAACATACACCGACATCTCAACCGTCAGGCGGACTTTTTCTTGGGCTACAACTGCAGAAACACAAACCAGAATCAACAATATTACTAATGGTAAGGTTAACTTCTTCATTTCTGCCTCCTTATATTGCAAAAATTCTAACTCCATGATTAAAAACACTTTTTGAAAAAATACCAAACCCTCATCTATCACTTTATTTTTTTATATTACATTACCACCTCCATATTCGCAGATTTATTTCTTACAAAATAACTAAAAAAAGCTATAGATTAAGCTCGATAATCTTACCTGACTCAATAGATTTTTCAATGGCTACCACAATTTTTGTATTAATGAGTCCATCTTCAACTCCCACTAAACAGGGTATATCTTTAACAACATGATCAATAAAATGCAAAATAGGTTCTTTAAAGAAACCGAACATGCGATCGAAACCGTCTTGCCGACCTCCAATAAAAGGTATTTGGTATCCTTCATCAGCACACATCGAAATCCCATTAAAGGTAGGTTCTAATTCCATTTTTCCATTGGTTGTAAGTATATCCATTCGAAAGTCAAGTGAAGGCCAGTTTTTTGGGACAATCCATGAAGTATCGATAGTAGCAAAAGAATCCTTAAAAATAATTTGAGCTTGAAGGGCATCATAAGTATCATAGCCAATTGATTTTAAAACCTTGCGTTTCCCGGTAGCGAAAACTTTAATTGGTTTCTGGTTATACAACCAACAAACCAGGTCAACTATGTGAGGTCCCAAAAACCACTGAGGTCCGGATTTTGCACTCCAAGATAACCATTTGGTAATCATTATACTGTTAGCCAAGCGAATGTAGGCACTCACTGGTTCACCATATTTTCCTGATTCAAGGTTTTGTTTCGCTTGTATAAAAGGGGCATTCCAGCGGTTTTGAAAATCGGTCATGAATTTGACGCCTTTTCGTTTTACTGCATCGGTGATGGCCTGAGCATCCTCAACATTGGTTGCCAGTGGTTTTTCAACAATAAGGTTTTTCCCGGCTTCGATAACTTTTAAGCTAATATCTCGATGGGCAAAATCAGGAGTTGCTACGCTAACAATACTAATTGAAGGATCATTGGTTATTTCTTGAAGATCAGTAGTAAAATTGCAATTATATTTTTTTGCTGCTTGTTTTGCTCGTTCCTGGTCTTGATCGCAAACCCAAGCTAAATCTACGATGGGGCTTTCTGAATATACCCGACAATGAGTATCTCCAAATATACCAGCTCCTATAACCGCTGCCTTAATTCTTTCCATAAAGACTTCCTCCTTTTTCTTTAACGTTAAAAATAATTGCAGCCATGTCAATCAGGTATAAGAATTTACCCTATATGATCATATTTATCAGCACTCCAATATCCATTTTTATCTTTCTATTGTTAATTAGTCTAACATAAACTATTTTATTTTGCGATAATATTAACGGTAAGGAACAACATAATATTTTCTTCATGAATTTGTTTTTACCTCCATTTTATTACTTAATACCGTATTTTTTAAATTCAAAAAAATGATCCGAACCAAAGGATTTTCATCGCTTATTTTTAAATTGAAATTTTTCATTGGGAATTATAATGAAAAAATCAATAAATTTTTTATAAAGAAAATAAAGTCCAACTAAAAAGTTCGAATTAATATCCCATCATAACCATGTAGAGATATACAGGAATCTTATTTTTACGAATTTGATCCTTTGTCAAGATTGAAATTTCTCCTTCTTTTTTTTTATTCTTTCTTAAAATGGAAGTTTTCTAAATTACCATTCATCTTTATATTTTATCTTTTAACAGGTTTTAGTAGCTTTAGCTATTAAAGTAAAAAAAAGAGTAAAGGGGAGGTAAGTATAGTTATGTCAAAAACGTAAGTAACATTAACAGTCGTACTCGGAGTTTTTCTCTTCACTATTTTATTAACCAGTTTAGCTGCTTTTGCTGCCGACTTTGTTCCGGCAGCTGAACTCAAAGCCACAGCCGGCGCATCACTCTTTGTGTTTCCTGTAGATCAAGTACCTGAAAAATCCCTGCGCATCGCTACCATCATGGTTCAGAACAATCCCTTTGGAATGGCAGTTATGAGAGGTTCAAATTTTGCTCGAGATATCCTCAAAGGTCGGAATTGCAAAGTCGACTGGATCTCGGTTCCAGACTTTGATCCCAAGAAGTTTGAGGACGTCATGCATTTTCCTCCCCATTGCCCCCTCGCACCCTCATTCTCTAAGGACATAAGAATCTCACCTGTCAACGCAAGCGTCATCCTGAGCGGTGCTTTCCCGCGTGAGGATCTCATCTGGCTCCGTCGTCGTCATCCTGAGGCTTCGCTTTATGAAGCCGTGAGGATCTCATCTTTTATTTGT contains:
- the lacF_5 gene encoding Lactose transport system permease protein LacF translates to MSTKKAKILNPKIGKRSLPYILVLPMVLMMAIVVLYPIVKTVGMSFFENYLARPGMNPFVGLKHYLNFFDNKYFVNSIIITIKYVVITVLLRFVIGLIAALLLNEKVKGVGIARSIVVIPWAMPVVVVCLLFVQMFDYQYGIFNYMLAAVGIIKEPVKWLSDKDLALPVAMFVNIWKGWPWVAIMFLAGLQGIQKEHYEAAEIDGAGYFKQFWYVTLPTLRPVTLTIFILLMVWTIKDFDIVYVLNKGGPAHATEHITIFIYQKAFEALRMGEASAAGVLVLIVTMIFTIFYLRLLDRMDSER
- a CDS encoding Bacterial extracellular solute-binding protein; the encoded protein is MKKLTLPLVILLILVCVSAVVAQEKVRLTVEMSVYVEAPHKKAFDLLKEAYELQNPNVEIVYYGPAYDEYWDKLAVEIVSGTEADIVQLQDAAARYATYASLREGETGAFINLDQYIKGTELEDKLIGQKELVFNGHYIGIANYATGMRGVYYRKSLFEEAGIDADTIITNEDFLEVAKTLTKNKADGTMQYGFGAVISTHAFAYDEMKTFICYPIGATYTQLNKPPFEPDNIIVGNEAWNYAFKWWQDMIFTHKVVAPTPYDKAGERDLFWNGVVAMNIDGPWFVGMTKEYDEALLDDLDIIASPDVVYNGKQYPFHKQNYGITHLVSSNSKNPDEAIKFLLWMATPEAQALVSECGMIPSNTEYSTGSDYYATWPLNAKLASLAEERYYEPPTLDPEIPELGEINRIMINAAQAAFVNQEDVADVLDEAAEEIKSLF
- the yhhX gene encoding putative oxidoreductase YhhX, whose translation is MERIKAAVIGAGIFGDTHCRVYSESPIVDLAWVCDQDQERAKQAAKKYNCNFTTDLQEITNDPSISIVSVATPDFAHRDISLKVIEAGKNLIVEKPLATNVEDAQAITDAVKRKGVKFMTDFQNRWNAPFIQAKQNLESGKYGEPVSAYIRLANSIMITKWLSWSAKSGPQWFLGPHIVDLVCWLYNQKPIKVFATGKRKVLKSIGYDTYDALQAQIIFKDSFATIDTSWIVPKNWPSLDFRMDILTTNGKMELEPTFNGISMCADEGYQIPFIGGRQDGFDRMFGFFKEPILHFIDHVVKDIPCLVGVEDGLINTKIVVAIEKSIESGKIIELNL